The following are from one region of the Chromobacterium phragmitis genome:
- a CDS encoding PulJ/GspJ family protein: protein MRRERGLTLLELLIGMTIGLLLLLAVSGLLVGLLGEQSRERRQAQLGAMIDASLSLMAMELRRAGFWNGAGPESDNPYRGLYIEQGGRCLRYAYDDPAGKSLPGPRYFVFRLHEQRIQRRVSDAAGWRCDAAAGWDDLSKSDIGAVESLTFSREAGGAAIGIAVRASAARGQEQERLSIHTSVTLRNRPQVAGP, encoded by the coding sequence ATGAGACGCGAGCGCGGCCTCACCCTGCTGGAGTTGCTGATCGGCATGACCATAGGCCTGCTGCTGTTGCTCGCCGTGTCCGGCCTGCTGGTCGGCCTGCTGGGCGAGCAGAGCCGGGAGCGCCGCCAGGCCCAGTTGGGCGCGATGATTGACGCCTCTCTGTCCCTGATGGCGATGGAACTGCGCCGCGCCGGCTTCTGGAACGGCGCCGGTCCCGAGTCCGACAACCCCTACCGCGGGCTCTACATCGAACAGGGCGGCCGCTGCCTGCGCTACGCCTACGACGATCCTGCCGGAAAATCCCTTCCCGGCCCCCGCTACTTCGTCTTCCGCCTGCACGAGCAACGCATCCAGCGACGGGTCAGCGATGCCGCTGGCTGGCGCTGCGACGCCGCCGCTGGCTGGGACGACCTGAGCAAGAGCGACATCGGTGCGGTGGAGTCGCTGACCTTCAGCCGCGAGGCGGGCGGCGCCGCCATCGGCATCGCCGTGCGCGCGAGCGCCGCCCGCGGCCAAGAGCAAGAGCGACTGTCCATCCACACCAGCGTCACGTTGCGCAACCGTCCGCAGGTGGCGGGGCCATGA
- the recC gene encoding exodeoxyribonuclease V subunit gamma, whose product MLFLYQSNRLEQLGELFRGMTQAMPLADPFVAEAVIVQSRGMGRWITLDLARKAGVAANIDFALPAAFAWRLMQKVMPDLPKKSAFVPEVLAWRLLALLPRLEGEPFEPVIHYLRGGEAAAFELAGKIADIFDQYLVFRPDWIRAWEAGELLGLGEDEAWQAALWRALADSDPGRHRVRMLDQFFSALKTEHLPQRVTLFGIASLAPMYLALVKRLAELTDVCLFTLNPCEAYWGDIVDARRMLKLRQAGDLFATQGHPLLASLGKQGRDFFELIAEDAELDARPLFAAPKGDSLLARLQRDILQLNDPAQLPRAYDPADDSVEVHACHGAMRELETLKDRLLAMFATDPRLSPADVAVLTPDINAYAPYIDAVFGRRDDAPNIPYGIADRRVEREQPLLSTFAAVLKLADSRFAADEVLALLDCPALLARFGLADADLGFIQDWVRGAGIRWGRDAAHKAALGLPAEPAYTWRWGLDRLLLGTVLPPALAGDEAGLFAGLLPHTAAQGQLGETLARFADFYDALDALAREWARPAAPAVWAQRFHWACDALFLAEGDDEAALELLREAFGELAGDAELAGFEQEAGLAVARDWLLRKLSLSSSQGFLSGGVTFCAMVPMRSIPFQALCLIGMNDGAYPRDERPVSFDLVARNPRRGDRSRRFDDRYLFLEAILSARGKLYLSYVGQSARSGEPLPPSPLVSELLDTLSAMCGEDMAARLTLRHPLQPFSPRAFDGGDARLASFEPAFAAALAAPPAEPAPFIAPLPDEAAATVVNLHDFIRFWQNPARAWLADRLALRVAYQGEAQPAREPFAMERDASHALRRQLVEAMLHGKPPMPVRQRVAAAGLLPTGELGQAWLQEEGRASLRLAGRLPGALREEPLPPQPVHLQISGLTLVGELYGLRPEGRLDFIVGKMNAAQRVALWLSHLILCAARPPGIACHSACYDDAGNTVLRDEIDAAGLLAPWLVRWQQGQAQPLPFFGRTSWAYAEALAKAPENREKALAAAWQKWEPNFIQGDGIAQKDEPPIALAFRHQDPLEDPLFAQLAETLLLPLAERLLGDGA is encoded by the coding sequence ATGCTGTTCCTCTATCAATCCAACCGACTCGAGCAACTGGGCGAATTGTTCCGCGGCATGACCCAGGCGATGCCGCTGGCCGACCCCTTCGTCGCCGAGGCCGTCATCGTGCAGAGCCGGGGCATGGGGCGCTGGATCACGCTGGACCTGGCGCGCAAGGCGGGCGTGGCGGCCAATATCGACTTCGCGCTGCCGGCCGCCTTCGCCTGGCGGCTGATGCAGAAAGTGATGCCGGACCTGCCGAAGAAGTCCGCTTTCGTGCCCGAAGTGCTGGCCTGGCGGCTGCTCGCCCTCCTGCCGCGGCTGGAGGGCGAGCCTTTCGAGCCGGTCATCCATTATCTGCGGGGCGGCGAGGCGGCGGCCTTCGAGCTGGCCGGCAAGATCGCCGACATCTTCGACCAATACCTGGTGTTCCGCCCCGACTGGATACGCGCCTGGGAGGCCGGCGAGCTGCTGGGCCTGGGCGAGGACGAAGCCTGGCAGGCGGCGCTGTGGCGGGCGCTGGCCGACAGCGATCCCGGCCGCCACCGCGTGCGCATGCTGGACCAGTTCTTCTCCGCGCTGAAAACAGAACACCTGCCGCAGCGGGTGACGCTGTTCGGCATCGCCAGCCTGGCGCCGATGTACCTGGCCCTGGTCAAGCGCCTGGCCGAGCTGACCGACGTCTGCCTGTTCACGCTGAATCCATGCGAAGCCTACTGGGGCGACATCGTCGACGCGCGCCGCATGCTCAAGCTCAGGCAGGCCGGCGACCTGTTCGCCACCCAGGGCCATCCGCTGCTGGCGTCCCTGGGCAAGCAGGGGCGGGATTTTTTCGAGCTGATCGCCGAAGACGCCGAGCTGGACGCCCGGCCGCTGTTCGCCGCGCCCAAGGGCGACAGCCTGCTGGCACGGCTGCAGCGCGACATCCTGCAGCTCAATGATCCGGCGCAGCTGCCGCGTGCGTACGATCCGGCCGACGACTCGGTCGAGGTGCACGCCTGCCACGGCGCGATGCGCGAGCTGGAAACGCTGAAGGACCGGCTGCTGGCGATGTTCGCGACCGACCCCAGGCTCAGCCCGGCCGACGTGGCGGTGCTGACGCCGGACATCAACGCCTACGCGCCCTACATCGACGCGGTGTTCGGCCGCCGCGACGACGCGCCCAACATCCCCTACGGCATCGCCGACCGCCGGGTCGAGCGCGAGCAGCCGCTGCTGTCCACCTTCGCCGCCGTGCTGAAGCTGGCCGACTCCCGCTTCGCCGCCGACGAGGTGCTGGCGCTGCTGGACTGTCCGGCGCTGCTGGCGCGCTTCGGCCTGGCCGACGCCGATCTCGGCTTCATCCAGGACTGGGTGCGCGGCGCCGGCATCCGCTGGGGCCGCGACGCCGCGCACAAGGCGGCGCTGGGCCTGCCGGCCGAGCCCGCTTACACCTGGCGCTGGGGGCTGGACCGGCTGCTGCTGGGCACCGTGTTGCCGCCGGCGCTGGCTGGCGACGAGGCCGGCCTGTTCGCCGGCCTGCTGCCGCACACCGCCGCTCAAGGCCAGCTGGGCGAGACGCTGGCGCGCTTCGCCGATTTTTACGACGCGCTGGACGCCTTGGCGCGCGAATGGGCGCGGCCGGCGGCGCCGGCAGTTTGGGCGCAGCGCTTCCACTGGGCCTGCGACGCGCTGTTCCTGGCCGAAGGCGACGACGAAGCCGCGCTGGAGCTGCTGCGCGAGGCCTTCGGCGAACTGGCCGGAGACGCCGAGCTGGCGGGGTTCGAACAAGAGGCGGGCCTGGCGGTGGCGCGCGACTGGCTGCTGCGCAAGCTGTCGCTGTCGTCCAGCCAGGGTTTCCTGTCCGGGGGCGTGACCTTCTGCGCCATGGTGCCGATGCGCTCGATACCGTTCCAGGCGCTGTGCCTGATCGGCATGAACGACGGCGCCTACCCGCGCGACGAGCGGCCGGTCAGCTTCGACCTGGTGGCCCGCAATCCGCGCCGCGGCGACCGCTCGCGCCGCTTCGACGACCGCTATTTGTTTCTGGAGGCCATCCTGTCGGCGCGCGGCAAACTGTATCTGTCCTATGTCGGCCAGTCGGCGCGCAGCGGCGAGCCGCTGCCGCCATCGCCGCTGGTGTCCGAGCTATTGGACACGCTGTCGGCGATGTGCGGCGAGGACATGGCGGCGCGGTTGACGCTGCGCCACCCGCTGCAGCCGTTCTCGCCCAGGGCCTTCGATGGCGGCGATGCGCGGCTGGCCAGCTTCGAGCCGGCCTTCGCCGCCGCGCTGGCCGCGCCGCCGGCAGAACCCGCGCCCTTCATCGCGCCGCTGCCGGACGAGGCGGCGGCGACGGTGGTCAATCTGCACGATTTCATCCGCTTCTGGCAGAACCCGGCGCGGGCCTGGCTGGCGGACCGGCTGGCGCTGCGCGTCGCCTACCAGGGCGAGGCGCAGCCGGCGCGTGAGCCGTTCGCGATGGAGCGAGACGCCAGCCATGCGCTGCGCCGCCAACTGGTGGAGGCCATGCTGCACGGCAAACCGCCGATGCCGGTGCGCCAGAGGGTGGCCGCCGCCGGCCTGTTGCCCACCGGCGAGCTGGGCCAGGCCTGGCTGCAGGAGGAGGGGCGCGCCAGCCTGCGCCTGGCAGGCAGGCTGCCGGGCGCGTTGCGGGAAGAGCCGCTGCCGCCGCAGCCGGTGCATCTGCAGATATCCGGCCTCACTCTGGTGGGCGAGCTGTACGGCCTGCGGCCGGAGGGGCGGCTGGATTTCATCGTCGGCAAGATGAATGCCGCCCAGCGCGTCGCGTTGTGGCTGAGCCATTTGATCCTGTGCGCGGCGCGGCCGCCCGGCATCGCCTGCCACAGCGCCTGTTATGACGACGCCGGCAATACCGTGCTGCGCGACGAGATCGACGCCGCCGGCCTGCTGGCGCCGTGGCTCGTCCGCTGGCAACAGGGCCAGGCCCAGCCCTTGCCCTTCTTCGGCCGCACCAGCTGGGCCTATGCCGAGGCGCTGGCCAAAGCGCCGGAAAACCGCGAAAAAGCATTGGCCGCCGCCTGGCAGAAGTGGGAGCCCAATTTCATCCAGGGCGACGGCATCGCGCAGAAGGACGAGCCGCCGATCGCGCTGGCCTTCCGTCATCAAGACCCGCTGGAGGATCCGCTGTTCGCCCAGTTGGCGGAAACACTGCTGCTGCCGTTGGCGGAACGGCTGCTGGGAGACGGGGCATGA
- a CDS encoding GspH/FimT family pseudopilin: protein MRRAQRGVTLIELMVVLALALVLLTQGLPALGRWVVHQQLQGAQDDLHRGLLLARKSAVTRQKTIWVAISGNGLDWRLRVSESEIGADCVAGADLLCVSHADHAGVALDAPGRALPLRLAFTPLRGMPENEDGSPFNELALRLRRAGCQPTELRLLATGLVVNGEVRCP from the coding sequence ATGCGGCGCGCGCAACGGGGGGTCACCCTGATCGAGCTGATGGTGGTTCTGGCGCTGGCGCTGGTCCTGCTGACCCAAGGCCTGCCGGCGCTAGGCCGCTGGGTCGTCCATCAACAGCTGCAAGGCGCGCAGGACGATCTTCACCGCGGCCTGTTGCTCGCCCGCAAGAGCGCCGTCACCCGCCAGAAGACGATCTGGGTGGCGATCAGCGGCAACGGTCTGGACTGGCGGCTGCGGGTATCGGAAAGCGAGATCGGCGCCGATTGCGTCGCCGGCGCCGACCTGCTCTGCGTCAGCCACGCCGATCACGCCGGCGTGGCGCTGGACGCGCCAGGCCGTGCCCTGCCGCTGCGGCTGGCATTCACGCCGCTGCGCGGCATGCCGGAAAACGAGGACGGCAGTCCGTTCAACGAGCTGGCGCTGCGGCTGCGGCGCGCCGGATGCCAGCCGACGGAATTGAGGCTGCTGGCCACCGGCCTGGTGGTCAATGGCGAGGTACGCTGCCCATGA
- the recB gene encoding exodeoxyribonuclease V subunit beta: protein MSAMQALDALNCPLAGVNLIEASAGTGKTWTIAALFVRLLLEERDGAPPPLIDQVLVVTYTKAATAELRERLRKRLAEMLALLDGKADGDDFLRTLAARFPEGPARDVARQRLTAAVNGFDAAAIYTIHGFCQRVLTDAAFESGQTFQAELVDDDAARLAEIVDDFWRRRIVAAPLLAQVLVERGETPDAWLAEIRPYLSKPHLKLRAPDAAGLETARRAASERWQRLAAAPERVEEGLARFLDHPGFKANIYRPDTMARAADALRGWLAQPDDLPELDSDSRKLMEKLLPEALAKGMKKGCEPPAHPLFELVEAWLDAWGAYLEQVAKSLAGLKLELIAWANEELARRRGVERSRSFDDLLTDLGAALAHPETGPLLAAQVADSFAVALIDEFQDTDPTQYRIFRRCFVEEARPVFLVGDPKQAIYSFRGADIFAYLAARHDAERQYTLATNRRSDAPLVATVNALFGRELPFLLDGIAYQPVAASPSSGGLLEVDDDRAPFNAQWIQAGEKELSKEAAERAAAEACANEIARLLTLAGEGRAAIVRGEARRPLAGGDIAVLVATHSQGDRVRGELRARGVASVALTQESVFASREAGELLAVLHAWAEPANEGRLRRALATELAGLNAAEIKAELEDETRWEAQLLKNADDHQRWRERGFMAAWRHWFARERAAERLLPLPDGERRLTNLGHLAELIQQESESRQGMAPLLAWFAARVADPPRGEEAALRLESDAALVKIVTVHTAKGLQYPVVFCPFLWNGALERRGASFWSYHDGDEPWLAPEAAADDAVKQAARSELLAEKLRLLYVALTRAQYRQYIAWGWVRELKTAALSWLLHAPGARDLAALEALELDGGMVEAQLRDFLAGRGEAASWLAEPEPCALAGSHEGGRVYAARPFERKLYTPWRIASFTSLTHDAGSHLAEAPDYDRAARQEAAEPAAEPARDRFRFPRGAKAGVCLHEIFENIGFGADEVEIRAAVARALARHGFGEEWLDAGCDLILSTLNAEIAPGARLREVADGKRLIELEFTLPVKQLDVKALIGALQKPEHGLAEPFRQAAAALDFASVQGFLKGFIDLVCEAGGRYYLIDYKSNHLGDDYGRYREDSLVQAVAREHYYLQYLIYLVALRRYFAARGADWDGRFGGVRYLFLRGMGEPGCGVWADQPSNSLLDALDALLDGARTREPRSSTQ, encoded by the coding sequence ATGAGCGCGATGCAGGCGCTGGACGCGCTGAACTGCCCGCTGGCGGGCGTCAACCTGATCGAGGCCTCGGCCGGCACCGGCAAGACCTGGACCATCGCCGCGCTGTTTGTCCGGCTGTTGCTGGAAGAGCGCGATGGCGCGCCGCCGCCGCTGATCGACCAGGTGCTGGTGGTGACCTACACCAAGGCCGCCACCGCCGAGCTGCGCGAGCGGCTGCGCAAGCGGCTGGCTGAAATGCTGGCGCTGCTGGACGGCAAGGCCGATGGCGACGATTTTCTGCGGACGCTGGCCGCGCGCTTTCCGGAGGGCCCGGCGCGAGACGTGGCCCGCCAGCGGCTGACTGCCGCGGTCAACGGCTTCGACGCCGCCGCCATCTACACCATCCACGGCTTCTGCCAGCGGGTGCTGACCGACGCGGCGTTCGAGAGCGGCCAGACCTTTCAGGCCGAGTTGGTGGACGACGACGCGGCCCGGCTGGCTGAGATCGTCGACGATTTCTGGCGCCGCCGCATCGTCGCCGCGCCCTTGCTGGCCCAGGTGCTGGTGGAGCGCGGGGAAACGCCGGACGCCTGGCTGGCCGAGATCCGCCCGTATCTGTCCAAACCTCATCTGAAGCTGCGCGCGCCGGATGCGGCGGGGCTGGAGACGGCGAGACGGGCGGCGAGCGAGCGATGGCAGAGGCTGGCAGCCGCGCCGGAGCGGGTGGAGGAGGGGCTGGCGCGGTTCCTCGACCACCCCGGTTTCAAGGCCAATATCTACCGGCCGGACACCATGGCGCGCGCCGCCGACGCGCTGCGCGGCTGGCTGGCGCAGCCGGACGACTTGCCGGAGCTGGACAGCGACAGCCGCAAACTGATGGAAAAACTGCTGCCGGAAGCCTTGGCCAAAGGCATGAAGAAAGGCTGCGAGCCGCCGGCTCATCCCTTGTTCGAACTGGTGGAGGCCTGGCTCGACGCCTGGGGCGCGTATCTGGAGCAGGTGGCCAAGTCTTTGGCCGGGCTGAAGCTGGAGCTGATCGCTTGGGCCAACGAAGAGCTGGCGCGGCGGCGCGGCGTGGAGCGCAGCCGCAGCTTCGACGACCTGCTGACCGACCTGGGCGCGGCGCTGGCGCACCCGGAAACCGGCCCATTGCTGGCGGCGCAGGTGGCGGACAGCTTCGCCGTGGCCTTGATCGATGAATTCCAGGACACCGACCCCACCCAGTACCGGATCTTCCGCCGCTGCTTCGTCGAGGAAGCGCGGCCGGTGTTCCTGGTGGGCGATCCCAAGCAGGCGATCTACAGCTTCCGCGGCGCGGACATCTTCGCCTACCTGGCGGCGCGCCACGACGCCGAGCGTCAGTACACGCTGGCCACCAACCGCCGCTCCGACGCGCCGCTGGTGGCCACCGTCAACGCGCTGTTCGGCCGCGAGCTGCCGTTCCTGCTCGACGGCATCGCTTACCAGCCGGTGGCGGCCAGTCCCTCGTCCGGAGGCCTGCTGGAGGTAGATGACGACCGCGCGCCGTTCAACGCGCAATGGATACAGGCTGGCGAAAAAGAATTGAGCAAGGAGGCGGCCGAGCGCGCGGCGGCCGAAGCCTGCGCCAACGAGATCGCCCGCTTGCTGACGCTGGCGGGCGAGGGCCGCGCCGCCATCGTCCGGGGCGAGGCGCGGCGGCCGCTGGCCGGCGGCGACATCGCGGTGCTGGTGGCCACCCACAGCCAGGGCGACCGGGTGCGCGGCGAATTGCGCGCGCGCGGCGTGGCCAGCGTGGCGCTGACTCAGGAGAGCGTGTTCGCCAGCCGCGAGGCCGGCGAGTTGCTGGCCGTACTGCACGCCTGGGCCGAGCCGGCCAACGAGGGCCGGCTGCGCCGCGCGCTGGCCACCGAGCTGGCGGGCTTGAACGCCGCGGAGATCAAGGCCGAGCTGGAGGATGAGACGCGCTGGGAAGCCCAGCTGCTGAAGAACGCCGACGACCACCAGCGCTGGCGCGAGCGCGGCTTCATGGCCGCCTGGCGGCACTGGTTCGCCCGCGAGCGCGCGGCGGAGCGCTTGCTGCCGCTGCCGGACGGCGAGCGGCGGCTGACCAATCTGGGCCACCTGGCCGAACTGATCCAGCAAGAGAGCGAAAGCCGGCAGGGCATGGCGCCGCTGCTGGCCTGGTTCGCCGCCCGCGTCGCCGATCCGCCGCGCGGCGAGGAGGCGGCGCTCAGGCTGGAGAGCGACGCGGCGCTGGTGAAGATCGTCACCGTCCACACCGCCAAGGGCCTGCAGTACCCGGTGGTGTTCTGCCCGTTCTTGTGGAACGGCGCGCTGGAGCGGCGCGGCGCTAGCTTCTGGAGCTATCACGACGGCGACGAGCCCTGGCTCGCGCCGGAGGCGGCCGCCGACGACGCGGTGAAGCAGGCGGCGCGCAGCGAGCTGCTGGCGGAGAAGCTGCGCCTGCTGTACGTGGCGCTGACCCGCGCCCAGTACCGGCAGTACATCGCCTGGGGCTGGGTGAGGGAACTGAAGACCGCCGCGCTGTCCTGGCTGCTGCACGCGCCGGGCGCGCGCGATCTGGCGGCGCTGGAGGCGCTGGAGCTGGACGGCGGCATGGTGGAGGCGCAGCTGCGCGACTTCCTGGCCGGCCGCGGCGAGGCGGCGAGCTGGCTGGCGGAGCCGGAGCCGTGCGCGCTGGCGGGCAGTCATGAAGGCGGCCGCGTCTACGCCGCGCGGCCGTTCGAGCGCAAGCTGTACACGCCTTGGCGCATCGCCAGCTTCACCTCGCTGACCCATGACGCCGGCAGCCATCTGGCCGAAGCGCCGGATTACGACCGCGCGGCGCGGCAGGAGGCTGCAGAGCCGGCGGCGGAACCGGCGCGGGACCGCTTCCGTTTCCCGCGCGGGGCCAAGGCCGGCGTCTGCCTGCATGAAATCTTCGAGAACATAGGCTTCGGCGCGGACGAGGTCGAGATCCGCGCGGCGGTGGCCCGCGCGCTGGCGCGGCATGGTTTTGGGGAGGAATGGCTGGACGCCGGCTGCGACCTGATATTGTCCACGCTGAACGCCGAAATCGCGCCCGGCGCGCGGCTGCGCGAGGTGGCGGACGGCAAGCGGCTGATCGAGCTGGAGTTCACGCTGCCGGTGAAGCAACTGGACGTCAAAGCGCTGATCGGCGCGCTGCAAAAGCCGGAGCACGGCCTGGCCGAACCGTTCCGCCAGGCCGCGGCGGCTTTGGATTTCGCCAGCGTGCAGGGCTTTCTGAAGGGCTTCATCGACCTGGTGTGCGAGGCGGGCGGCCGCTACTACCTGATCGACTACAAGTCCAACCACCTGGGCGACGACTACGGCCGCTACCGCGAGGATAGCCTGGTCCAGGCGGTGGCGCGCGAGCATTATTACCTGCAATACCTGATTTACCTGGTGGCGCTGCGCCGCTACTTCGCCGCGCGCGGCGCGGATTGGGACGGCCGCTTCGGCGGCGTGCGCTACCTGTTTCTGCGCGGCATGGGCGAGCCCGGCTGCGGCGTGTGGGCGGACCAACCGTCCAACTCGTTGCTGGACGCGCTGGACGCGCTGCTGGATGGCGCCCGAACAAGAGAACCCCGTAGTTCTACGCAGTGA
- a CDS encoding type IV pilin protein — MTRPRHAIPSRFAGFSLLELLIALAVAAALAGIAVPAYQGHMQRSRRSDALEALYRLQQAQLRYRGFHSTYASTLADLKTPYANGASAQGHYQLATGAGDDPASDFYVRAQAKPGGIQAGDRDCQTLTLVQRQQTVSLAPPACWGR; from the coding sequence ATGACCCGCCCCCGTCACGCCATACCGAGCCGCTTCGCCGGCTTTTCTCTGCTGGAGCTGTTGATCGCGCTCGCGGTGGCGGCCGCGCTGGCCGGCATCGCGGTTCCCGCCTACCAAGGCCATATGCAGCGCAGCCGCCGCAGCGACGCGCTGGAGGCCTTGTACCGGCTGCAACAAGCCCAGCTGCGCTACCGCGGCTTCCACTCGACTTACGCCTCTACGCTGGCCGATCTGAAAACGCCTTACGCCAACGGCGCCAGCGCCCAAGGGCATTACCAGCTGGCAACCGGCGCGGGTGACGATCCCGCGTCCGACTTCTACGTCCGGGCGCAAGCCAAACCCGGCGGCATCCAAGCCGGAGACCGCGATTGCCAGACGCTGACGCTCGTCCAGCGGCAACAAACCGTCAGCTTGGCGCCGCCAGCCTGCTGGGGGCGCTGA
- a CDS encoding type IV pilus modification PilV family protein: MTAPRARGFTLLEMMISLLVLAVGALGLLRLETQLLHSQFAANDYNAATNLAQAALEQRQIGKPVDCGQASFAPAAASGTLARFRCRGLDDGDSSRVEVSWTDSQGERLSLSLRAPRRAPGAP; this comes from the coding sequence ATGACAGCCCCCCGCGCGCGCGGCTTCACGCTGCTGGAAATGATGATCAGCCTCTTGGTGCTCGCGGTGGGCGCGCTGGGCCTGCTGCGGCTGGAAACCCAGCTGCTGCACAGCCAGTTCGCCGCCAACGACTACAACGCCGCCACCAATCTGGCCCAGGCGGCGCTGGAACAGCGCCAGATCGGCAAACCCGTCGATTGCGGCCAAGCCAGCTTCGCGCCGGCAGCCGCCAGCGGCACGCTGGCGCGCTTCCGCTGCCGCGGACTCGACGACGGCGACAGCAGCCGGGTGGAGGTCAGTTGGACCGACAGCCAGGGCGAACGCCTCTCCCTTAGCCTGCGGGCCCCCCGCCGCGCGCCCGGCGCTCCTTGA
- a CDS encoding translocation/assembly module TamB domain-containing protein — MSGARRAHGLATLFAVLTLLAIASLVLLAASRQLVLAHANAQNQHRYHQALDYAEQGLLSGRQALENGLPLPIDARFTLRRQDLPGQRLRLLSTGHYDGHNVTVRQDFRPAGGGESRDALTLVGNLDLSGAIRLISERPVDMTVDGSVTLGGSVDGIATLQSTGDIVINGPQTIDALYANGDIELGNGRYRTVKAQGNLTLRGDAAIDGLARINGKAGFFSSPGIDPAVAQAEVKGDVDIAMGGARFGKLDTEGKVDIRQVGALGALRAEGHLSVQGWGAPISATVANAASYNAGNPDIRVAVQPGLKLNLQPVPRLEVKRPRLDAYDYRGQAHYVFTHAADGGVRVAVRKIHGLADGEYRLGLHPDSRLPNYLCRATDAGGVCLPPATLICKGHSPQNDCLSGSRPGLWKLDGVTFAPGVLWFDGDLEAGSGAYRNTFIASGNIATRGQHVSYAVNYAGAAGICRNSDFPDLHPDDDCRDDLFQGRPVGNAALLAGGYVNGHFRGGDITLGAATQVFGNVWAGNMLFSGGSTTIHGYISALAQAGAQGARPHQWSASTTIDLRGLPDSFRPDRAPDGDSGGRSRLIPLRYSWMDSGS, encoded by the coding sequence ATGAGCGGCGCGCGACGGGCGCACGGGCTGGCCACGCTGTTCGCGGTGCTGACCCTGCTGGCCATCGCCAGCCTGGTCTTGCTGGCCGCCTCCCGCCAACTGGTGCTGGCGCACGCCAACGCCCAGAACCAGCACCGCTACCACCAGGCGCTGGATTATGCCGAACAAGGCCTGCTGTCGGGCAGGCAGGCGCTGGAGAACGGTCTTCCCCTGCCCATCGACGCTCGCTTCACGCTTCGACGGCAGGACCTGCCCGGCCAGCGATTGCGGCTGCTCAGCACCGGCCATTACGACGGCCACAACGTCACCGTGCGGCAGGATTTCCGCCCAGCCGGCGGCGGCGAATCGCGCGACGCGCTGACCCTGGTCGGCAACCTGGACCTGAGCGGCGCGATCCGACTGATCAGCGAACGGCCGGTGGACATGACCGTGGACGGCTCGGTGACGCTGGGCGGATCGGTGGACGGCATCGCCACGCTGCAAAGCACCGGCGACATCGTCATCAATGGCCCGCAAACCATAGACGCCTTGTACGCCAACGGCGATATCGAGCTGGGCAACGGCCGCTATCGAACCGTGAAGGCGCAGGGCAATCTGACCCTGCGCGGTGACGCGGCGATCGACGGACTGGCGCGGATCAACGGCAAAGCCGGCTTTTTCAGCAGCCCCGGGATCGATCCGGCCGTGGCCCAGGCAGAAGTGAAGGGCGATGTGGACATCGCGATGGGGGGCGCGCGCTTCGGCAAACTGGATACAGAGGGCAAGGTGGACATCCGCCAGGTCGGGGCCCTGGGCGCGCTGCGCGCAGAGGGACATCTGAGCGTGCAGGGCTGGGGAGCGCCCATTTCCGCCACCGTCGCCAACGCCGCCAGCTACAACGCCGGCAACCCCGATATTCGCGTCGCCGTCCAGCCGGGCCTGAAACTCAACCTGCAGCCGGTGCCCAGGCTGGAAGTGAAGCGGCCGCGGCTGGACGCTTACGACTACCGCGGCCAGGCTCACTACGTATTCACCCATGCCGCCGATGGCGGCGTTCGGGTGGCGGTGCGCAAGATCCACGGTCTGGCCGACGGCGAATATCGTCTAGGCTTGCACCCGGACAGCAGGCTGCCCAACTACCTGTGTCGAGCCACCGACGCCGGCGGCGTCTGTCTCCCCCCGGCGACGCTAATCTGCAAAGGACACTCGCCGCAGAACGACTGTCTATCCGGCAGTCGCCCCGGCCTATGGAAACTGGACGGCGTCACCTTCGCGCCGGGCGTGCTGTGGTTCGACGGCGATCTGGAGGCCGGGAGCGGCGCCTACCGCAACACCTTCATCGCCAGCGGCAACATCGCCACCCGCGGCCAGCATGTCAGCTACGCGGTCAACTACGCCGGCGCGGCCGGCATCTGCCGCAACAGCGACTTTCCCGACCTGCATCCTGACGATGATTGCCGCGACGACCTCTTCCAAGGCAGGCCGGTGGGCAATGCGGCATTGCTGGCCGGGGGCTATGTCAATGGCCATTTTCGCGGCGGCGACATCACGCTGGGCGCCGCCACCCAGGTCTTCGGCAACGTCTGGGCCGGCAATATGCTGTTCTCCGGCGGCAGCACCACGATACACGGCTACATCAGCGCGCTGGCCCAGGCCGGCGCTCAGGGCGCGCGCCCCCACCAGTGGAGCGCCAGCACCACGATAGATCTGCGCGGCCTGCCGGATTCGTTCCGGCCAGACCGCGCTCCCGACGGCGACAGCGGCGGCCGGTCGCGGCTGATCCCGCTGCGCTACAGCTGGATGGATAGCGGATCATGA
- a CDS encoding SirB2 family protein yields the protein MYPYLIVKHAHMGFAYLSILLFAARGALVLGGRGHLLQNKPLRILPHVIDTLLLGCAIALVAMGGWPILQSPWLLAKIAGLVAYVILGSIALRGATPRRRMAAFAAALLTVLYIVLVAKTKLALPLL from the coding sequence ATGTATCCCTATCTGATCGTCAAGCACGCCCACATGGGCTTCGCCTATCTGTCCATTCTCTTGTTCGCCGCCCGCGGCGCGCTGGTGTTGGGCGGCCGCGGCCACTTGCTGCAAAACAAACCGCTGCGCATCTTGCCGCACGTGATCGACACCCTGCTGCTGGGCTGCGCCATCGCGCTGGTGGCGATGGGCGGCTGGCCCATTCTGCAAAGCCCCTGGCTGCTGGCCAAGATCGCCGGCCTGGTCGCCTACGTGATCCTCGGCAGCATCGCGCTGCGCGGCGCCACGCCGCGCCGCCGGATGGCGGCCTTCGCCGCCGCCCTGCTGACTGTGCTCTATATCGTGCTGGTGGCCAAAACCAAGCTGGCGCTGCCCTTGCTCTGA